The following coding sequences are from one Aedes albopictus strain Foshan unplaced genomic scaffold, AalbF5 HiC_scaffold_282, whole genome shotgun sequence window:
- the LOC134284539 gene encoding uncharacterized protein K02A2.6-like, with amino-acid sequence MSVIGVHPPQFLNLSSENLAEAFRDFRQSWDIFVVASEIEAKPDNIKVALLKNFLGLDAVKVLDTLLPVADQVNPGVILNALGGYCLPQTNETYERFVFNTAVQRESEEVIEFVSRLRKLSVSCNFGNLKDSMIRDRIVVGIRSDDTRKALLKTVNLTLAGAIDICRAQKLVDDRLTAMKVKQEPREPEGEPETIAKCKVEKSKYRERVKCKYCGRDDYKIGNREECPANGVTCRSCGKQNHYARVCRMKPEKKEESRSEESRNPKKRHTKKVDNIEESDSDSSDYVANVEEVNVVDKKITTEISFSVGKSDEAKKIRCQVDTGASCNVITLHALKYITGGQTELEPSDTKLKGFGGQMVPAVGKSVLRHRGESKRFRVAFQVVDLPPKILPMPLLGYKTCIALGIVSIKSVKMCDEEAKRESVINEEADEVVERFSDVIVGDGKLKGKVNIELNDELPRVQEPRRVPVQVRGKLISELENLEKRGLIEKVNEPTEWTSNIVIVMRKDKIRICLDPTDLNRAIRRPRYQMATLEEILPDLKDAKVFSTLDVRNGFWHVELTDSSSRLTAFWTPEGSSNCKKHYMGWRVLVDDILCVGRGKTQQEATEDHNKNLAALLQRCQEKGIKLNRNKMKLNQTEVRFFGHILSKEGLKPDPLKTSAIQEMPEPKNVAELHRFRGAIHS; translated from the exons ATGAGTGTTATTGGTGTGCATCCACCGCAGTTTCTGAACCTGTCAAGTGAAAATCTCGCAGAGGCTTTTCGCGATTTCCGACAGTCATGGGACATTTTTGTGGTAGCTTCCGAGATCGAAGCAAAGCCGGATAACATTAAGGTTGCGctgctgaagaatttcttggggttGGATGCCGTCAAGGTGTTGGACACGCTGCTCCCAGTGGCGGATCAAGTGAATCCCGGAGTGATCCTAAACGCGTTGGGGGGATACTGTTTGCCCCAGACTAACGAGACATACGAACGTTTTGTCTTCAATACGGCTGTGCAACGGGAAAGCGAAGAAGTTATCGAGTTCGTCAGTCGGCTGAGAAAGTTGTCTGTGTCGTGCAATTTTGGAAATCTTAAGGACTCCATGATTCGTGACCGCATAGTGGTCGGAATCAGGTCTGACGATACGCGGAAAGCATTGCTGAAAACAGTGAACCTAACATTGGCTGGTGCGATTGATATTTGTCGGGCACAGAAGCTAGTTGACGATCGTCTGACGGCGATGAAAGTGAAGCAAGAGCCACGCGAACCGGAAGGGGAACCGGAAACTATCGCGAAGTGCAAAGTGGAAAAATCGAAGTACAGAGAGCGAGTGAAGTGCAAATATTGCGGGCGCGATGACTATAAGATTGGTAACCGTGAAGAGTGCCCAGCAAATGGAGTCACGTGTCGCAGCTGTGGGAAGCAAAATCATTATGCGAGGGTTTGCCGCATGAAGCCAGAGAAGAAAGAAGAATCAAGATCTGAAGAATCACGCAATCCGAAGAAAAGGCACACGAAGAAAGTAGACAACATCGAAGAAAGTGATAGTGATTCGTCCGACTATGTGGCCAATGTGGAAGAGGTCAATGTTGTAGATAAGAAAATCACTACCGAGATCAGTTTTTCAGTGGGAAAGAGCGATGAGGCAAAGAAGATTCGGTGTCAAGTCGATACTGGCGCGTCATGCAATGTAATCACATTGCATGCACTGAAGTACATTACCGGTGGTCAAACGGAGCTTGAACCTAGTGATACGAAGTTGAAGGGATTTGGTGGTCAAATGGTTCCGGCGGTCGGTAAATCCGTACTGCGGCACCGTGGGGAATCGAAGCGGTTCAGAGTGGCTTTCCAAGTAGTTGACTTGCCTCCGAAAATCTTGCCCATGCCTCTTCTTGGCTACAAAACATGCATTGCGCTGGGAATCGTGAGCATAAAGAGTGTGAAAATGTGCGATGAAGAAGCGAAGCGGGAAAGTGTGATAAATGAAGAAGCAGACGAAGTCGTGGAGCGGTTCAGTGATGTGATTGTGGGGGACGGAAAACTGAAAGGAAAAGTAAACATTGAACTGAATGACGAGCTACCGAGAGTACAAGAGCCGAGAAGAGTACCGGTGCAGGTAAGAGGAAAGTTGATCAGTGAACTGGAGAATCTTGAGAAAAGAGGACTGATTGAAAAAGTGAATGAACCTACAGAGTGGACGAGTAATATCGTCATAGTGATGCGGAAGGACAAAATTCGAATTTGCCTGGATCCTACGGATTTGAATCGTGCCATCAGGCGTCCGAGGTATCAGATGGCAACCTTGGAGGAGATACTTCCAGATCTGAAGGATGCCAAGGTGTTTTCGACACTAGACGTCCGAAACGGATTTTGGCACGTAGAGTTGACCGACAGTAGCAGCAGATTGACAGCTTTCTGGACACCCGAGGGTAG CTCAAATTGCAAGAAGCACTACATGGGCTGGAGGGTGCTCGTTGATGATATCCTCTGTGTTGGGCGAGGAAAAACACAGCAGGAAGCCACGGAGGATCATAACAAAAATCTAGCCGCCCTGTTGCAACGTTGTCAAGAGAAGGGAATAAAGCTGAACCGGAACAAGATGAAGCTGAATCAGACGGAGGTGCGGTTTTTTGGACATATATTGTCAAAAGAAGGCCTGAAACCGGATCCTCTGAAAACATCGGCAATACAAGAGATGCCTGAGCCGAAGAACGTGGCCGAGCTACATCGGTtccgaggggcgattcactcat